GTAAGTGCATGCGTGCGTGTGCGATGCCGAGTGTGCAAGATATTTTAGTTCCAtgtataataataatataatctaGGGTTTGTATATAACGTCTCGACGATGATGATGCACGCTTATTTGCTACGGGACCATTGATTTGTGGACAGATGATATTTGAGCTGATAGCCAAGAAGATGATCAGCACTGGTCCCGAGGAGTCAAGAGAGCTGCGAAAGAATTTCGTAGAGTTCTTCAAGGGGATCCTCTGTGTCCCCATATACTTTCCTGGGACATCATTTTACAAGTGTATGAAGGTACATGTATATGTTTGAACTTTGTTAATTTGGTCAATTGGTCTGAACGTCGTTGTCTACGTCTAGTACCAATTAACCCAACAGTAATTAATCAGGACGCGGCACTTATTACAATATTCATGGTACGATATTAGATTATATGTGTTATTCCTTTTGCTCGCAGGGAAGGAGAACTGCGCATAAAAAACTGACTGATTTGCTGAGAGATAGATTAAGTACACCTGAGAAGAAACACGGTGACCTTCTTgacctacttgttgaagaactacAAAGTGAAAAGCCGGTGATAGATGAGGCTTTCGGTATAGACGCACTCGCTGCGCTCTTGTTTGCCAGCTTTTCGGCAGTATCAGGAACCCTCACCCTaggtctcaagttgctcaatgaTAACCCTCAAGTTGTCGAGGCGCTCAAGGTTATCATTATATTTGTTCTACATTCATCTAAATATGTTCTGTCTCCTCAGAAAACTATTTATAAGCAGACGATTGAGAACTGCATATGTTGTAACTGTGTTGAACTTTATTTACCATTTCTAGGAGGAGCATGAAGCAATACTGAAGAAAAGAGAAGACAAGAATTCGGGGTTCACATGGGAGGAGTACAAGTCGTTGACATTCACAACACAGGTGACTCAACTGAAATGTACATAAATTAGTTGTCCATTTTCATCATTATAATAAGGATAAAGTACATTTTTCAATCACGAACAACACACACCGTAGTCCGGTTTTCAACCTTAAACTATGAAACCAGGTAACGCATACCCTCCAACTGTCGATACCGAAAAAATTTGGTCCTCTGGTTGACTTCAAAagtattttctattttctaataataataaaaatctgatttgacctctAGAAATTCataattattttattttaaatCATAAAAATATGAACCTAGTTCCTATATTTTCTTCTAAAACTTCCATCTATCTGTTGGTGCTATATTCAAAATTATTCAGATCTTACTGCTTGTTTTAAATAAATAACAACCACAACTACAAGCAATAATAGGAACAGAAACAAACCAATTACAAATACCTATATATAGATCATAAATAAGTAGAGAACATTTTTAGAATAAACTagtactagtttcatattttcctaattcaaaataaattatttatgaatttttataTAATAAATCAGATTTTTACTATTTTTTCCAAATAGAAAACCATCTTTGGAACCATCATGAGGACCATATTTGTCCGGTTTTGAAATGGAAGGGGGTCCATTACTGGTTTTATAGTTTACGGATAAGAATCAGACTACCACACCCGTTTCACGTTGAAAAATGCACTTCACCTTTATAATAACTGCTACGTGAAGATTTTGGTGCTTTCAGCACTTGACGGCATTACAAGTTCTACGTGCTACTTTTCAGCACTGCTGTCCTTTAACATGATTGACTTTATTCTGCCTGAAGGTTATGAATGAGCTTAATCGGATGAGTAACCCCGCCCCCGGAATTTTCAGGAAAACTATAACAGATGTGCATGTCAATGGTACATTTTGTCCACAACTCTATGAAAACCCCAGTTTATATACATAGTAACATTTTCAGTGTGAACTTATTTGTTTGGAGTTAACAACTAATAAAGTTGATCTCTCAGTTAATAGTTCATTTCTCATGCAGGCTATACAATCCCTGCCGGGTGGTTAATCATGATTAGCCCCATGGCAGTTCATCTAAACCCAAAATTGTTCGAGGATCCACTCAAATTCGATCCATGGAGGTGGATGGTCAGTAGAAAAATGCTGCATTATTTCATTCCCAACTTGAAGCTTTAACTGTATCAGTCAACATAAAAttttttatctttattaaacttGTGCGTGGATATGGTCTCTGCAGACACAGGACGAGACAAAACGAAGCCTGCAGCAGAGGAATTTCATGCCTTTCGGAGGAGGCATAAGGCTTTGTGTTGGGGCAGACTTCGGCAGACTTTTTATTTCACTTTTCCTCCATGTTTTAGTGCCAAACTACAGGTACAGAGTTTGTGTGTGCGACGTCCCTTACTTCCTCTCTCTGATTAGTGATGAAACGGACCAGCCCGCGAACACTCATAGGCTTAATTAGTTGTCGTGGGTTGTCGAGTTAATCACGTCTATATGTGGGTTTATGGGCTAATCCATCACTATATCAACCTATGAATGCAGCATTTCTGATGAGGAATTCTGTTGTTTGCAGATGGATTGAGATAAAAGGAGGAGGAGTAACACGCGTCGGGGAGATGATGATTCCTGAGGGCTATCACATCCAACTTATTCCTACGACCTAGCTAGCGAGACAATATGTCCAGACAATTTCTCCATGTATTCTAAATTTTTATCCTGTAATAAATAACAAGTGTAAGACAAGGCAGCAGTGTGAGCTTAACACTACTTTCTTTTTTTTATCAGAAAAAGGAGGGGTGTGACCCCCTACTGTGCTTTATTGAAAAAAAGGAGCAAAAATTCAGTACAAAAGTTCAAGAGACAAAAAATGATACAAAGAAAATGAGGAAAATTACACATAAGTTTCTAGCCATAATACTATTTGGGGTTGATATTTTCCTTTGCTCTTAGTATAACTAAAGCAAACTCTTCTTTAAAGATATCTTTGCATCACTGAATCGAAGCTGGGACGTTTCTGAATATAATATCATTCTGGATTGTCCAAATGGACCAGCACATCGTGATCACGATTTCCATGAAGAAAGGTACCCTGAGCTGatctttgaggctgactatgATTTGCAGGAGGGTCGGTATGAGCTGGGATGAAGAGATTCAAACTGTTCCAGCAGTCCAAAGCAAAAGGGCAGCCCACAAGGAAATGTAGGAGGGTCTCTTTGGTACTGCTTGTGCAATGCACACAGCTATAATCTGGTAGCAGCATAGTCTTGCGTCGAAGCAAATTGCGAGTACTGAGCCCATCTTTGAGCACAAGCCAGAAGAAGAACTTACGCTTATTCTGACAAGAGGATTTCCAAAGCcatcgaaaagcttgatgaaCTGATGTATGGCCAATGAGAACCGGATAAGCTTTGCTTAATGAAAACGCCGAGGAGTCCCATAAATAGAACCATTGGTCTGCTTGCTGCTGAATGTTGATGTTTTGGACCAAAGTCCCTAGCTCCTGAAACTGAACATAGGCCTCAGCTGAAAGGGGCAGATGAAAGAGAGAATATAGAACAGGTGTGCCCTGCAGCCTGTCAATCGAAATGTATGAATCCTTTGCAAAAGAGTATAATTCTGGGTAGACTTGTCGCAGAACTCTGCCATTCCAAAGATCCAGCCAGAAAAAACAAGATTTGCTGTCTTGGATATGTACCATAGCCATTCCTTTAAAAGAATCCAAAAGTTTTAAAATGTCTCGCCACCAAAAAGAGCCCCTGAAGCTATTGGTGGGTCTAGGGAGCTTCCCATCTGCATAATATATACCTGTTCCAGACCAAATGAACCCAAGGGATATCCAaacaattatgaaatttatgtagaTACTTAAGAAGTAAACATTCGTTGTGAGTGTGAAGGTTAAGCACTCCTAGACCTCCTTCGTGCTTTGGTTTGCAAACCACAGGCCATGCTGCCTTGGGCGGTTTCCTGTTATTAGCATCTGACCCTCGCCACAGACAGTGCTTACGGAACTTGTCTATTTGCTTGATGATCGTCTTGGGCAGTAGGAATGTGCTCATAGCAAAAGTTGGTAGACCCAAGAAGACTGCATTTGTAAGCTCTAGCCGGCCAGCTGGACTTAGAAAACCAGAGACACGAACTAGTCTTCTTTCACACTTTGTGACTAAGGGCCAGAAGTCTGCAACTGTCGGCTTTGTAATGCTCAGGGGCAGTCCCAGGTATGTAAAAGGCAAGGAGCCCTTGGAGCAGCCAAAAGAGGAAGCAAGTAACTGAAGCTTATCCTCTGGAACATTAATAGGCACCATGAAAGATTTATCGAAGTTTACTTTGAGTCCAGTTGATTCACCAAACTGCTGGAGTAGGTTCTTCAGAAAAAGCAACTGAGCAACATCTCCTTGTAAGAAGATCAATGTGTCATCGGCATATTGAAGAATGGGGAAGTCCTGGTCATGTTGGAGGGGTAGGGGAAGATGAAGATTGCCATACATCAAGTCTGCGAAAACATATTTATTGTACGTACATCCCTGTTTTCAGTACTTATGAGTGTATGTTTGGAATTACAAGTATACGATTAATAAAGtagtgtatatatactttgagcCTTCCGTAAATTTCTATGCTTATGCAAACAATGAAAGAAAACAAAGTTATCAGTTGAAACCACCCACACGTGACTTCAACTCGCAATGTGTAGCCACGAGATTTTGAACGTATACACACTCACTTGGTAgattgctatatatatatatatatgctatgctGCAACCACTTATTATACCGATCGAGTCGGTTCATCTTTTTGtgtaaacttgttaagtggtatTACACACTCTTACAAGTTGAAGGGGCACCGATGCATTTAACTCAAAGAAAAAAGTATCAAAAGTACTGTTTTCATGGAGAACCTTTCGTTCGATTTGTACCCGACATCTTTATCGTCACATGAGCCTTCCTCACCATCCCACTAGTTAAAATACCTGCTGAAAGGGACCTCACTTATGTGTCAAGAACTTGACAAGGGGACAATGTTGCTCCAGTTCAATTATATAAGGTATAAActatcagaaaaatatgctttTGTCATGATGAAAAATGTTGCATATCGCACTATTTTAAAACTGCTGCTACCCATGGAAATTAGTAGCATGGTCTAAAGTTCTAGCCAGTTTTCGTTTTTGTTGTAATAAATGTTAAATTTCAATGATTTTTCAGCAAAAACATATGATTTTTTGAGCCACTGAACAAGTTTACGGATCCTGAAATGCATTTTCAAAGCTTGTGGACCTATATGCCACACTCTTACAAGTTGAAGGGCcattggtgcatttaactctaagaAAATAAGTATCAAAAGTATTGTTTTCATGGAGAACCTTTCGTTCGATTTGTACCCGACATCTTTATCGTTACATGAGCCTTCCTCACCATCCCACTAGTTAAAATACCTGCTGAAAGGGACCTCACTTATGTGTCACGAACTTGACAAGGGGACAATGTTGAGTAAGTCAACATTAAAAGATCACTCACTCCACTTCAATTATATAAGGTATAAACTATCAAAAAAATATGCTTTCGTCATGATGAAAAATGTTGCATATCGCAACTATTTTAAAACTGCTGCTGCGCAAGGAAATTAGTAGCATAGTCTAAAGTTCAAGCCAGTTTTCATTTTTGTTGTAATAAATGTTAAATTTCAATGTTTTTTTTCAGCAAAAACATATGATTTTTGAGATTAGAAAAACTATAATTATAAAACTACGATTCAAACCTTAGACCTATTCTAGTTAGGCACACAATACAATACTTTACCACCATACTAAAGCAATTTTTATTGTACGTTTTGCTAATAATTTTATCTTAACCTCTCTCTTAATTTGCCATGAGAATGTATAGAAAACATGGCAATACATAAAAACATTGGCAATGATATCCATATATTACGACCACTCTTCGCTTGGGGGAAAACAAATTTCATATTGCAACTAACTTTTATAGTATTACCACAACAATATATTGTTGCCAAAAGTGTCGACTTAATGCAACATTATATTTTTTTTGGTTGCAATACATACCAACTTTTGCAAAAGAAACTGTTCAAACTATGGGCACCAAATTTCTAATCGTTGAAATGTTTCCCTTATATTGCCACAATTCATATGGTGTTGCAACATACTTCATTGCAATAGCCCATTTTTCCAGTAGAGACCCTTGCACGAATTATTTGAATAGTAATCCCACAACTACAAAATTGACTTTTGCGTACAGTCAAAAGTTATTTACAGAGCTAGTTGGGCATCTCATCTCAGGGCTATGGTCTCTATGAACCGTGAATTCCAGAGTTGGTACTGTCACCCATCTgtttaaataaaaaaaacacaGAGAACCTATTGTGCTCCAGTCTTAGCGAAAACTTGCCGTTGCCGCTCCCACCACCATTGAGGGTCATTGCTCCCACTGTGGCAGCACCACCACTTGGCAGCCTGAAGTTAAAATTGCTCTTCATCGGCATCAAGCGATGATATGGTAATCCGACACAAAGAGAATAGCTTAGGGTGGAGCTGCTAAGTGAAGGAATGTTTTGAGGATGGCATCATCGAGGCACCAACCaccagtagagaaacgacttttgatccactttgaaatttggctttagttccggtatttttcgcgcccgggactagagcaacctttagtcccggttggtagctccaaccgggactaaaggtctctgcccaacggctactgcggcaggtttttgctgcaggggacctttagtcccggttggagctaccaactgggactaaaggttaacttttactcccggttggtccctccaaccgggagtaaaagtctactcccggctggaggctccgtccgggactagaaagggacctttagtcccggttgctgtcttcaaccgggactaaaggtccccttctatataccccttcttcctccccgagtccgagccacttcgagctcagtgttcttgcttcatcgccggcctctcttcttcctcatcaccggtaatcacaagatttctttgatttctccatcgattcttcggttctaaaggttaccaactttatactctaatgtttcatcagtagcatatctcattttgtggactagatatatgtggttttttatggtggattttttttatttgtaagtcatttaagctcaaaatcactttaaagtttgcatatttggatgaaggaaggttaaagtagttattcaaaactagtattcagctttcatttctagcatgcatagcccacTAGTATTGAACAACAATGAtcttcttcttaacatatatcccttggttatgatcgcgccataaccatggagtgtcctcatcatttagctggatgcttgggtctttgttcactgtatctctaaagcatgaagtgggctatgcatgctagaaatgaaagctcaatactagttttgaataactactttaaccttccttcatccaaatatgcaaactttaaaatgattttgagcttaaatggcttacaaataaaaaaaatctaccataaaaaaccacatatatctagtccacaaaatgaaataagctactgatgaaacatgagagtctaaagttggtaacctttagaaccgaagaatcgatggaggaatggaagaaatcttgtgatcatcggtgatgaggaagaagagaggctggcgatgaagcaagaacactgagctcgaagtggctcgggctcggggaggaacaaggggtatataggaggggacctttagtcccagttgtagacaaaaaccgggactaaatgtctctttctagtcctggacggagcctccagccgggagtagacttttactcccggttggaggtacaaaccgggagtaaaagtgaacctttagtcctggttggtaactccaaccgggactaaaggtcccctccagcaaaagcctggtgcagtagccgttgggcagggatgtttagtcccggttggagctaccaaccgggactaaatgtttctctagtcccgggcgcgaaaaatatcgggactacagccaaatttcgaagtggatcaaaggtcCCCTCCAGAAAATTTCGAAGTGGCCAAGGTGCGCATATCATCAATGGCGGCCAGGACAGGACTCCCGACCAGGGATGGCAGCATCAATCCCACAGCCGAGACCAAGGGGCCAGCGAGGTAGAAGACGACCTCCGTGGGTGGGGTCTCCCACTTTGTCTCCGACGAAGTCCATGACGCTAACCACACCGACGCCGAGACGGCGACCGCCACGATTTCCATGGTGGAGAAGCCCCGGACCTTGCGCTAtcgctcctcctgctcctccatgCGGCTCTGGTAGCTCGGGGTGGATGCCACCGTGGCGGCCGACCAACGCTCCATCCCCGCGCGCTGCCGGCGCTCGGCGAGGGCTCGCCCGTAGGCACAGGCGGAGCATAGCGAGGCGAGGACAATCGTGGCCGTGCCGGCGACGGGGCGATCAGCTTGTCCGCTGTGGCGGCGAGAAGGAGCAGGCACGAGGTGGCGGTGCGCGCAAATACGGTGCCAACGGGCGGAGCCGGAGAGAGCACGGCGGTCTAGGATTAGAGGTAGGCCCAGATCAGCGGCGACAGCCCCCACAGGATGCCTGAGAAAACCTCCTCTTCGTC
This sequence is a window from Miscanthus floridulus cultivar M001 chromosome 10, ASM1932011v1, whole genome shotgun sequence. Protein-coding genes within it:
- the LOC136484969 gene encoding cytochrome P450 87A3-like — protein: MEGSSLLANRSYLVLCCVTVVIGWLLHWAYRRVSNPPPCNKVILPPGSMGLPIIGETLQYLRVSHSIDMPSFYRQRLKRYGPVFKTSLVGQPLIVSLDHEFNRFIFQQEGKLFRCWYPATANSIFGQKSLITYTGSVHKFTRSFASKLFGSENLKQALIHELEDAMKQGFVAWAAKPSVEVHDALEDMIFELIAKKMISTGPEESRELRKNFVEFFKGILCVPIYFPGTSFYKCMKGRRTAHKKLTDLLRDRLSTPEKKHGDLLDLLVEELQSEKPVIDEAFGIDALAALLFASFSAVSGTLTLGLKLLNDNPQVVEALKEEHEAILKKREDKNSGFTWEEYKSLTFTTQVMNELNRMSNPAPGIFRKTITDVHVNGYTIPAGWLIMISPMAVHLNPKLFEDPLKFDPWRWMDETKRSLQQRNFMPFGGGIRLCVGADFGRLFISLFLHVLVPNYRWIEIKGGGVTRVGEMMIPEGYHIQLIPTT